A part of Arachis hypogaea cultivar Tifrunner chromosome 12, arahy.Tifrunner.gnm2.J5K5, whole genome shotgun sequence genomic DNA contains:
- the LOC140176767 gene encoding uncharacterized protein produces MCIDYRKFNTATQKNHFPLSFIDQMLERLVGHAFCCFLDGYFGYNQIAIDPQDQEKTEFTCTFGVFAYQRMLFGLWAVLGGEGQRQDKLMHVIYYASHVLNDVQKNYTTTKRELLAVIYAIDKFRSYLIGFEVIVYIDHTALKYLLTKQDSKPRLIRWVLLDAFAYLLL; encoded by the exons atgtgtattgactataggaaGTTCAACACTGCTACACAGAAGAATCATTTTCCCCTatctttcattgatcagatgcttgagaggttagtcGGTCATGCTTTCTGCTGCTTCCTAGATGGATACTTTGGCTATAATCAGATTGCTATAGACCctcaagatcaggagaagacagaATTCACATGTActtttggagtatttgcttaccagAGGATGCTGTTTGGACTCT GGGCTGTCTTGGGGGGGGAGGGGCAGAGGCAAGACAAGCttatgcacgtcatttactatgctagtcatGTTTTGAATGACGTGCAAAAGAATTACACCACTACAAAGAGGGAATTACTAGCTGTTATCTATGCAATTGATAAATTTAGGTCCTACTTGATTGGTTTTGAGGTTATTGTTTATATTGACCATACTGCTcttaagtaccttctaaccaagcaggaCTCTAAACCAAGATTGATCAGGTGGGTGCTActtgatgcattcgcatatttgctactttaa